From the bacterium genome, one window contains:
- a CDS encoding septal ring lytic transglycosylase RlpA family protein, producing MTLIFLAELVATTQCGIASYYGKGDGFAGQITASGEVMSPSKMTTAHKRLPMGTRVRVTNRRSKRSVVVRVNDRGPYSGGRILDLSYGAFTRISSPSSGVIPVCYTIL from the coding sequence ATTACCTTGATTTTTCTAGCAGAACTTGTAGCCACGACACAGTGCGGTATTGCCTCGTATTATGGTAAAGGCGATGGATTTGCAGGGCAAATCACTGCTTCGGGGGAAGTTATGAGCCCCAGCAAGATGACTACGGCGCACAAGAGGTTGCCCATGGGTACCAGGGTCCGGGTTACCAATAGGAGAAGTAAAAGATCCGTGGTTGTAAGGGTCAATGATAGGGGGCCTTACAGCGGTGGCCGCATTCTCGATTTGTCCTACGGCGCATTTACCAGGATAAGTTCTCCTAGCTCCGGAGTAATCCCTGTTTGCTATACGATCCTCTAG